Genomic window (Streptomyces sp. NBC_01431):
CCCAGGTCAGCGCGAGCAGCACCACGGCCAGCAGGGGCACAAGCGCCGACCAGCGGTCCAGGGGGAGGCGCGCGAGACGGATCATGCCTCCGACGCTCCCAGAACCGGCCCGGCCCCGCCCGTCGGACAGAGCCTCACGGGGCCACCGGGCAAGCCGCCGCGAGGACGCGGCCCACCGCGCGCCAGGTCCTCGGCGTCCGGACCTCGCCCGCCGCCTGGTCGGACCGCTCCTAGGACCTTCGGTGCAGCTGGCGGTGGGCGTACGAGCGCCACGGCCGCCAGGCGTCCTCACCCGGCTCGCCCGAGCCCACGTCCGGGTCACCGAGTGCTCGCCTGCGGATCAGCGCGACGGTGTCCTCGGTCATGCCAGGCAGCGTACGGAGCACCCGTGCGGCTTCCTCCCGGTCGGCTCCGGCATCCAGGCGCAGCGCGCCGTCGGCGAGGGCGGTCGCGAGCGCGGCCAGCGCGGGATCGGGGTGGTCGGCGAGCAGCGCGGGCTCGGGGAAGAGGTGGGTGAGCGTGCCGCACGGCACGTCCAGACGTTTCCCGTACGCCTCGATCAGCGCGGCGGCGCGGACCCGCCCGATCAGCGCCCGCACCGCGCACTCGTCGGGATCCGCGGCGCCCGGCGAGCGCAGCCCCGGGGTCCCCGCGACCAGCGGGGCAAGGCGCGGGTCGGCGCCGAGCCGCTCGTCGACGGCGTACGGGTCGGCGTCCAGGTCGAACAGGCGGCGAAGGCGCTGCACGGCGGTGGTGAGGTCGCGCAGGTCGGTGAGGTGGATCCGGGCGTCCAGCCAGCCCTGGCTGGCCGCGGCGGGCGCGGGGCCCGCCTCGTCCACGGCCGCGATGCCAGTGCCGTGGGGCAGCCGCAGGGTGCGGCGGTAGGTGCGGGCGCCCGACGCGCCGACGACCTCCTCGACGTGTTCCACCGCCTCGGCCGCCAGCAGGTCGAACGTCTCCTTCGTCGCGTACGCGCCCCGGTGAGCGAGCCGGAGCGGAATCCCGGCCGCCGCCGCGACGGCGGGCTTCGTGGCCCGGGTGCCCGTCTCCTCGCGCAGGGCGCTGGGAGTGCGGGCGTAGATCTGCCGGATGGTGTCGTTGAACTGCCGCACGCTCGCGAAGCCGGCGGCGAACGCGATCTCGGTGACCGGGAGCCCGGTGGTCTGGAGCAGCACCCGGGCCGTGTGGGCGCGCTGGGCCCTGGCCAGGGCGACCGGGCCCGCGCCCACCTCGGCGGTCAGCTGGCGCTGCACCTGGCGGGTGCTGTAGCCGAGCCGGGTCGCGAGGCCCGGTACGCCCTCCCGGTCCACCACGCCGTCGCCGATCATGCGCATGGCCCGGCCCACGACGTCGGCCCGCGCGTTCCACTCGGCGGAGCCGGGCACGGCGTCCGGTCGGCAGCGCCGGCAGGCCCGGAAGCCGTGGCCCTGCGCGGCGGCCGCGCTGGGGAAGAAGCGGACGTTCTTGCGCCGCGGGGTGACGGCGGGGCAGCTGGGCCGACAGTAGATGCCGGTCGTCGCCACGGCGAAGAAGAACTCCCCGTCGAATCGGGCGTCCCTGCTGCTGACGGCCTCGTACCGCGTGTCCTCGTCCATCACCCCTCCAGTGTGCGGTGCCCCGTGCGGGGTGGCTGGCGGGTTTCGGACGGGGAGGTCCTCCCCCGAGGCCCGCCCCGGGGGTGCCCGGGGCTGCCCCCGGCCTCCGCTCGATGCCGGCGTTCGGCACCGGACCGTGCGGGGCCGCTCGCGCAGTTCCCCGCACCCCCGAACCCCGCCTCCGACCCCAGGCCGCGCATCACTGCACGCGCCTCAACCCCGGCGTTCGGCACCGGACCGTGCGGGGCCGCTCGCGCAGTTCCCCGCACCCCCGAACCCCGGACCGCAGACCGAGCATCACTGCGTGGCCGGTCACGCAGCTTCCCCCGCCCCCGGCGGCGCCGAGTACGGGCGGGATTCGGCGCGCGGGCCGGTCAGCGTAGGTGGCCGCGCTTCAGTGCTGCGTTCGCACGGCCCTCGGCCCCCTTCGCTTTCCAGTCTCGTCGAATCTCCGCCCGAACCCGCGCGTCCGTCTTCGCCACGATGCGCTGGTTCTCGCGCGTCAGCTTGCGGTAGCTGTCGAGGCGGCGCTGCGCGAGCGAGCCGTCCTCGATCGCGATGAGCACCGCGCATCCCGGCTCCGCCTCGTGCCCGCAGTCGTGGAAGCGGCAGTCGGCGGCCAGTTCCTCGATCTCGGCGAAGACCTGGCCGACGCCGGTCTCCGCGTCGTAGAGGCCCACCCCGCGCAGGCCGGGCGTGTCGATGAGGACGCCACCACCGGGCAGCACCAGGAGGTTGCGGGTGGTCGTGGTGTGGCGGCCCTTGCCGTCGACTTCGCGGGACGCCTGGACCGCCATCACGTCCTCCCCGAGCAGCGCGTTGGCGAGCGTGGACTTGCCCGCGCCGGACTGTCCGAGCAGCACACTCGTACCGCCCGCGACGAGCGCGCCGAGAACGTCGACGCCCTCGCCTGTCGCCGAGCTGAGCGGTAGCACCCGCACCCCGGGCGCGGTGGTCTCCACGTCCTGGACGAGGTAGGAGAGGCCGACGGGGTCGGGGACCAGGTCCGCCTTGGTGAGGACGACCAGCGGCTGGGCGCCCGACTCCCAGGCCAGGGCCAGGAAGCGTTCGACGCGTCCGAGGTCCAGCTCGACCGCGAGCGACACCGCGATGATCGCGTGGTCGACGTTGGCCGCGAGGATCTGCCCCTCGGACCGCTTGGAGGAGGTGCTGCGCACGAACGCGGTCCTGCGCGGCAGGTACGCCCGTACGAAACGGGGGTCGCCGGCCGGTTCGACGGCGGCCCAGTCGCCGGTGCAGATGACGCGCATCGGGTCGTGCGGGGTGACGAAGGCGGTGTCGGCGCGCAGCGTGCCGTCGGCGGTCACCACGTCGCACTGACCGCGGTCGACCCGGACGACCCGGCCGGGCACCAGGCCTTGTTCGGCGTAGGGGGTGAACTCCGCGGCCCAGCCGTCGTCCCAGCCGTATGCGGCGAGCGGGCGCGACGAGGTGGAGGTGTTGAACGCGGGGAGGAACGAGGAAGACAAGGGGAACCCTTCACAAGGGTGGCCCCGGCGCCACGCGCACAGGCGTGGAGGAAGAGGTCGGTCAGCCGGAGACCACGGGGATGCGATTGATGAACTTCTGGATGCGGGCAGCGCCCATCGCAGTGACAGTCATCGGTCACACCCCCCTGGTGGGTTCACGGTTCGACACCGGCGGCACACGCGGCCGGTGGACGACGCCCACCATAGAACTCCCGCCCGCGGGCGCGCCATTCATTTTTTCGCGCTGCCCGTTCGCGTGGTTCCCGAACTGGCCGCCGCGAGGCTTCCGTTCGTCCTCCGGCCCGCCCGGCGTGCCCGGCGCGAGGGCGGACGGCCGCCCACCCTTATTTGCGTATTAGCGCAATAAACGGCAGACTGCACGAGTCGCAGGAAACCGCATCACCGAAAGGGGGCAGTCATGGACGCCGATCCTCCCAGTCCGCGCTGCCCCGCCGGCAGCCTCTGACACCCCCCGCCCCGAACGCGGGGCGGTGCGGCGCTGCTGCCGCGGTGCGACCGGATCCCCGGGGCCCCCGGCCCTGCATCCCCCTTTTTCTTTCTCACCACGTCGGGCTCCGCCGCGCCCGGGTGCGCCCTCGCGCCCCGCGGTCCGCCGGGCCCCCGGCGTGGTTGGAGGTTTCTTGTGATGTCGCTTCGCACGAGCCGTCCCGCGTCGCGGGTCCCTTCCCGGAAATGGGGTCTCCCCTGCTTGAGCAGGGTCGAGAGCTCGGGGAAGGGCCGCCTGGCCCGGCTCAGCTGGGTCGACGCGGTGGTCGCCGCGGCCGTGCTCGTCCTCTTCTACGTCATGCTCCAGGTCGGCCACGGGACCACGGTCCGCTTCTCCACCGACCAGTCCCTCAAGGTCGACACCGATCCCGCCCAACTGCCGTACGACGCCGCGCGCTCGCTGCTCCGCATGTTCATCGCGCTGGCCGCATCGATCGTCTTCACCTTCGGCTACGCATTGGCCGCCGCCAAGAGCCGGCGCCTGGAACGCATCCTGATCCCGGCGCTCGACATCCTCCAGTCGGTGCCGGTGCTCGGCTTCCTCACGGTCGCCGTGACCGGGTTCATCGCCCTGTTCCCCGGC
Coding sequences:
- a CDS encoding DNA-3-methyladenine glycosylase 2 family protein is translated as MDEDTRYEAVSSRDARFDGEFFFAVATTGIYCRPSCPAVTPRRKNVRFFPSAAAAQGHGFRACRRCRPDAVPGSAEWNARADVVGRAMRMIGDGVVDREGVPGLATRLGYSTRQVQRQLTAEVGAGPVALARAQRAHTARVLLQTTGLPVTEIAFAAGFASVRQFNDTIRQIYARTPSALREETGTRATKPAVAAAAGIPLRLAHRGAYATKETFDLLAAEAVEHVEEVVGASGARTYRRTLRLPHGTGIAAVDEAGPAPAAASQGWLDARIHLTDLRDLTTAVQRLRRLFDLDADPYAVDERLGADPRLAPLVAGTPGLRSPGAADPDECAVRALIGRVRAAALIEAYGKRLDVPCGTLTHLFPEPALLADHPDPALAALATALADGALRLDAGADREEAARVLRTLPGMTEDTVALIRRRALGDPDVGSGEPGEDAWRPWRSYAHRQLHRRS
- the rsgA gene encoding ribosome small subunit-dependent GTPase A, with amino-acid sequence MSSSFLPAFNTSTSSRPLAAYGWDDGWAAEFTPYAEQGLVPGRVVRVDRGQCDVVTADGTLRADTAFVTPHDPMRVICTGDWAAVEPAGDPRFVRAYLPRRTAFVRSTSSKRSEGQILAANVDHAIIAVSLAVELDLGRVERFLALAWESGAQPLVVLTKADLVPDPVGLSYLVQDVETTAPGVRVLPLSSATGEGVDVLGALVAGGTSVLLGQSGAGKSTLANALLGEDVMAVQASREVDGKGRHTTTTRNLLVLPGGGVLIDTPGLRGVGLYDAETGVGQVFAEIEELAADCRFHDCGHEAEPGCAVLIAIEDGSLAQRRLDSYRKLTRENQRIVAKTDARVRAEIRRDWKAKGAEGRANAALKRGHLR